The DNA window CGGTAGTGGGCGATCAGCCGTTGGCCGGCCTCGGTCGCCACCGGCGGCTGGCTGCGCACGATCAGCAATTCGCCGGCGCTGTTTTCCAGCATGCGGATGCGCTGGGACACGGCCGATTGGGTGATCGACAAAGCTGCTGCGGCCTTGTCAAAACTTCCATAGTCGATCACGGCGTCGAGCGCCGCCAATCCGCGATAGTCGATCCGGCTCATTAGCGTTCCTAATATTTGGTCAGTAATATTAATTATACTTATCTTTTGGCGCGGTCTAAGCTGACGTCCTTGAACAGGGGGAGGAAGCATGGAAGTGACCGCATTTTTAAAGGGCATGGGGCTGGGCGGGGGATTGATCGTCGCCATCGGATCGCAAAACGCTTATCTGTTGCGACAGGCTTTGAAGAAGGAATACGTACTGACGTGCATAGCCATTTGCATTATCTGCGATGTGATGCTGATCGGCGCCGGCGTCGCCGGCATGGGCCAATTGATTGTCGAGGCGCCCGCGTTGCTGTTTTGGATTAAATTAGCCGGCGCCGGTTTTTTATTCTGGTACGGGGTAAGGGCTGCGCGTTCCGCATTGAATCCGGTTGCGATGAAAACCGATAACGATAAACCCGCGACCAGCCGATACGCGGTGATCGCTGCAATGCTGGCCTTCAGTTTATTGAATCCGCATGTTTATCTCGATACGGTGGTGCTGCTCGGATCGATAGGTGGCCAGCAACCAGGCGATGGCCGGACTTATTTTGCGCTGGGAGCGATGCTGGCGTCGGTTATATGGTTTTGCAGTTTGGGTTTGGGCGCTCGGTTCTTGATACCGGTATTCGCACGTCCGCGCGCCTGGCAGATATTGGACGGCGTGATCGCGGTGGTGATGTGGATATTGGCGGTCACGTTGTTTCTATAGAGTTCAATCGGAGACAAGCTGAAAAATGGCGGGATCATGCTTATTTTTGGCATGAAAACCACATCGAATTGCCTGGATCGTTAGATTTTTAGGTAGTTAAGTTAATCTAGTTGTAAATTTATTTCCATCGAGAACGTCCCTGGCCGCATTTCGCATACAATGCTGAAAGTCGCCAGGATATTCGGGCGCCGATCAGTGGGAATAAATACGTATGGAACCCGGCAATTACCTGAGCGAATCGACAATGGCGGCGGCCCTGGCGTCGGATGCCATTTTGAGCGGCTTGCTTATCTTTCTCTGGTTGACGCAGCGCAAAGAGAAACACGCCTTATTCTGGGGGGCTGGCCAGTTGGCGATGATGGCCGGTGTCATGGCCTGGTTTATCGGTGAGGATGTGCTGCCACATCAAATCCGCCTGTTTGTATGCGCATTGATGCTGACCTTCGGGCTGGTCGGTTATTGGGGCGGAACGCAGTATTTTCTGGGCCATTTGAACCGGCGCCATTTGCGCGCGATATCGACCGCCGTTATCGTATTAACCGGTTTATTTTATCTGCTGTGGAATCTATTCTATGAAATAGTGGTGCCCGCCACTGCGTCGGTGATGGGCGTCGTCATGTTGTGGATGGGCGTGCGATTGGTTCGCGCGCAAAAGCGTTACCGGTGGCTGGGATATACACTGGTCGCCCGCGGCATATTCAATATCATCTCTTCCATCACCTTGGAACCGGAACTGTATTTGCTCTGGTTCGCCGGTACCTCCATCCTCAAAACGCTGTCGATGCTCGGCCTGATCTATTCGGTGCAGGACGAGATCCAGCAACGCTACGTGCGCACCATCGACAGCCTGAGCCATGGTTTTTTGATACGGGACCGGGGCGGCTATGTCCATGTCGCCAATGAACGCTGCGCCCGCCTTCTGGGCTTCGACAGCGCATCCGACCTGATCGGCAAGCACGTGTGCCAGCTGCTGCCGGACCTCAGCCGGGAGATGGCCGACGAGTATTTCCAGCGCTTCGATGCCAAGGGCGTCCAGTACCCGATGACCGAAACGGCAACGTTTAGATTGCACAATGGCACCCGGCTGCCGGTCGAGATGATGGGTTCGCCCTACATCGAGCGCGGCCGCCTGTATTGCCTGGTCCAGCTGCTCGACATCAGCGAGCGCAAGAAAAAAGACGACATGTTGTACCAGGCCGCCCGCGTCGACCCGGTGACCGGCTTTTTCAACCGCCATGCGCTGTCGACTTCGCTGGCGCAGGAGGTCGCGCGCGCGGCGGCGGCCGGACGGGAGTGCGCGGTGCTGTTCCTCGACCTGGACAAGTTCAAGCGGATCAACGACTCCTTCGGGCACGCCATCGGCGACGAACTGCTGCGCCAGACCGCCCACCGCCTATATGGCGTGCTGCGCCCGAACGACGTGCTGGCCCGTTTCGGCGGCGACGAGTTCATCATCGTCATTCCCGACCTGGCGCCGGGCACGGCCGCGCTGATGGCCACGCAGTGCGCCGAGCGCGTCATCGGCGCCATGGCCAGCCGTTTCGACCTGTCCCACCACGCGATCGCCGTCTCGGCCAGCGTCGGCGTGGCGTGCTATCCGTTGCACGGAAGCGATAGCGATATGCTGATACGCAACGCCGACATCGCCATGTACGAGGCCAAGAAGGCCGGGCGGGGCGAACTGCGCTTCTTCAACGACGCCATGAACGCCGCCGCCAAGGATGCGCTGGTGATCGACGGCGCCTTGCGCGGCGCCATCGAAGCCGGCGAGTTCAATCTGCTGTACCAGGCCATCGTCGACGCCCGGACCGGCAAGCTGGGCAAGGTGGAGGCGCTGCTGCGCTGGCACAGCGCCGGGCTGGGGTGGATAGCGCCGGACCGCTTCATTCCGGTCGCCGAGGACAGCGGCATGATCGTCGCCATCGGCAGCTGGGTGCTCGACGAGGCATGCCGGCAGATGGCGCGATGGCGCGGCGGGCCGCTGGACGGCGTGACCATCAGCATCAACGTCTCGGCCTGGCAACTGGCGGACCCGGCCTTTGTGACCCTGGTGGAGCAGGCGCTCGCCAGCAACGGCCTGGACGGCCGCCAGCTGGAGCTGGAATTGACCGAGCGCGTGCTGATCGACGACGGCGGCCAGGTGCGCGCGGTGCTGCGGCGGCTGCGCGCCTTGGGCGTGAGCATTTCACTGGACGACTTCGGCACCGGCTATTCCTCGCTCAGCTACCTGACCCGTTTCCAGTTGAACACCTTGAAGATCGACCGCGCCTTCGTCATGGATATCGAGCATAGCGAGCGCATCACCAGTCTGGTGAACGCCATCATCGCCATGGGACACAGCCTGGGGCTGCAACTGGTGGCCGAGGGCGTCGAGACCGCCGGCCAGGCGGCGATCCTGGAAAAGATGGGGTGCCACTATCTGCAGGGCTATCATTTCTCCCGGCCGATCCCGCCGGACGAACTGCTGCGCTTTGCCGGCGAGCGGCGGCTACCGGCTTCCTGACTTGGCGGCGGCGGCGGCCTCGGCCGCCGTCGGCACTTTCCGCGCCGCCTCGTCGCGGGTCAGTATCCAGATCCGGTCGATATCGCCCATGGCGTCGACGGTGTAGTTGACCACGATGTCCTTGCCGCGCAGGGAGCTCGGCATGTCGATCGTGTTCTCCTCATTGAAAATGCGCGCGGAAGGCGACAGCTTGCGCGCCTTGCCGTCGATGCTCAGGTCGGGAAAATAGCCCGGGGTCATCTTGCCGCGCAGCGCGTTGGGCGGGAAGGGGCGCTCGAAGGCCAGTGCCGGCGGCGACAGCGACGCGGTCAGCAAGGCGACAAAAATCGTCGCCATCAGCAACATGATCATCCGCAACATGGCAGCCTCCGCGTCCCCGCAAAATAGCAGCTTACCCGATTCCCCTTGCAAATTGTTGTCATGTCATCCAGATGTCATGTCGCCGTCATCGCAACGTCACATGCTGTTCCTACAATCTTGCGAGTTGATCATTCCACTAACCGCAAGAAAGAAGAACACTCATGCAACAGCGCTTCCCTCTGAAACCTTTGTGCCTGGTGGTCCTGCAAGCACTGGCCTTCCAGGCGTATGCAGCCGACACGGCCGATGCCGCCGACGCCGCCGATAGCGCGGCCGTCGCGGGCGCCCTGGCCGGTCCGATGCAAACGGTGGAAATCACCGGCCGTGGCCAGTCGCGCCAGGTACAGAACATCAACAAGGCCGATCTGGCCGAGGCGCTGCCGGGCACCAGCCCGCTGAAGGTGCTCGACAAGCTGCCGGGCGTGAACTTCCAGTCCGCCGATCCGTTCGGCGCCTACGAGTGGTCGACCTCGTTCAGCATCCGCGGCTTCAACCAGAGCCAGCTGGGTTTCACCCTGGACGGCGTGCCGCTGGGCGACATGAGCTACGGTAACAACAACGGCCTGCACATCAGCCGCGCCATCTCGTCGGAAAACATCGGCAGCGTGCAGGTGTCGCAGGGCGCCGGCTCGCTGGGCACCGCCTCCACCAGCAACCTGGGCGGCACGGTGCAGTTCTTCACCCTGGCCCCGACCGACGAGTTCGGCCTGACCGCCTCGCAAACCCTGGGCAGCGATTCGACCTCGCGCACCTTCGTCCGCGTCGATACCGGCCTCATCAACGGCGCCGTCAAGGCCTTCATCAGCGGCACCCGCCAGCGCACCGACAAGACCAAGGGCGAGGGCGCCCAGGACCAGGACCAGATCAATTCGCGCTTCGTGTTCAACTTCGGCGAGAACAGCCTGACCGGCTTCCTGAACCATTCGGACCGCAAGGAAGTCGACTATCAGGACATGTCGAAGGAAATGATCAACCGCCTCGGCTACGAGTGGGACAACTACGAGCCGGACTTCCAGCGCGCGGTCAACGCCGCCAAGGGCCAGTTCAGCGGCGCCGTTAACAGCCTCGACGACGCTTACTATTCGGCCGGCGGCCTGCGCAAGGACACCCTGGGCGGCCTGACCCTGGACCTGAACTTCACGCCGACCTTCCAGCTGAAGACCACCGTCTACAACCATGAGAACGAAGGCCAGGGCCACTGGTACACGCCTTACGTCGCCACCAACGCCGCCAACCCGATCTCGCTGCGCACCACCGAGTACGAGATCAAGCGCCACGGCGTGACCACCGACCTGACCTGGGACCTGGGCAACCACACGATCACCGCCGGCGCCTGGGGCGAGCGGAACGACCACACCGGCAGCCGCAACTACTACGGCGTCACCGGCCCGGCTGACACGATGGTCTACCTGCGCAACCCGTTCCGCACCGACTGGGCGCAGAACTTCATCACCACCACCGCCCAGTACTACGTGCAGGACAGCCTGAGCCTGATGGACGGCAAGCTCAAGATCAACGCCGGCTTCAAGAGCATGAGCGTGGACATCGCCGCCCGCAACATCGTCGGCACCCGCGCCGCCGGCAAGCTGTCGGCCGAGAAGAACTTCCTGCCGCAGGCCGGCGTCAACTACGCCATCAGCGCCGACGACGAGGTGTTCGCCTCGGCGTCGAAAAACATGCGCGCGCACCAGCCAGGCGTGGGCGGTCCGTTCTCCCAAACCCAGGCCGCCTATGACGCCGGCGTCGCCAACCTGAAGCCGGAAACCTCGACCAACGTCGACCTCGGCTACCGCTTCAAGCGCGCCGGCATCCAGGGTTCGCTGGCCGTCTACAACGCCCGCTTCGACGACCGCCAGCTGAGCGTGGCCACCTGCGCCGGCATCGTCGGTTGCCCGTCGACCTTCGTCAACGTCGGCAAGGTCGACACCAAGGGCGTGGAAGCGATCGCCGTGTGGAAACTGAACCGCGAAATCAGCTGGTTCAACTCGTACACCTTCAACGATTCGAAATACAAGTCGGACTACATGGACGGCAGCACCCTGGTGCCGGTCAGCGGCAAGACCGTGGTCAACGCGCCGCGCAACCTGTTCAGCACCGAAGCCTCGTACGAGACCGGCAGCTGGTTCGCCCGCCTGGGCGGCAAGCTCACCGGCAAGCGCTACTACACCTACATGAACGACAACGGCGTGCCGTCGTTCTGGCTGGCCAACCTGTCGGCCGGCTACAAGATGAAGTCGCTGGGCATGCTCAAGGAACTGTCGCTGCAGGTGAACGTGACCAACCTGCTCGACAAGGAATACATCAGCACGATCGGCACCAACGGCTTCCAGGCCCGCGATCCGAACGGCACCGCGCAAACCTTGCTGACCGGCGCGCCGCGCCAGATCTTCGTCACCCTGAACGGCAAGCTGTAAGCTAAACCTGGGGCCTCCGCCGACGGCGGAGCAAGGCGTTCCAATCGATAAATTTTGCGCATCACGCAAGGTTTAGAGACTGGAACGCCTTTGTTGCTTATGGGCTACAACTGCGGTGTGGCGCTGGCAGCGGCCCGCGCATCGCCTCATACTGATCGGTCTGTTCAGCTATGAGGAGTACTCCGTGAAATGGTTTTATGACCTGAAAATCGCTACCAAATTAATAGTCTCTTTTGGTGTCGTCCTGTTGCTGACTTTGGTGATGGGCGTGGCCGCGATGTTGTCGACGTCACGGGTCAACCAGGCCTCGAGCGACTTGGCGGAAAACTGGATGCCGAGCGTGCGCATGGCGATGGAATTGCGCGCCGATATCGGCGAAATGCGCCGCTGGGAGTTGGCGCACCTAATCAATGACAAGCCGGACGGATACGCCACGTACGAAAAGCGCATGGCCGACACCCTGGCCACGATGAAGTCCCACCGCGAAGCCTATGACAAGCTGATCAACAGTGCCGAGGAAAAAGCGCTGGTGGCCGAGTTCGACCAGGGCTGGAGCGCATTCATGGTCGACCACGACAAGATCGTGAAATTCTCGGCCGGCGACCAGAAGGAGGAGGCGCGGGCGCTGTCGCGCGGCTCCTCGGCCAAGACCATGGCCGCGCTGACCGAATCGATCAACAAGCTCGTCAAGCTGAACGTCGACGGTGGCGATGCCGCCAGCGACGCCGCCACCGCCACCTACGAACACGCGCGCATGACGTCGATCATTTTATTGGTGGTCAACATCGGCATCGGCATCGCGCTGGCGCTGTGGATCGCCCGGGTCGTGTCGGCGCCGCTGCGGCAAGCCGTGTCGGTGGCGACCGCCGTCGCCGGCGGCGACCTGACCCGCACCATCACGGTGGAAAGCGCCTGCGAAACGGGGCAACTGATGGGCGCGCTGCGGGACATGACCAATAATCTGCAGCGCCTGGTCAGCCAGGTGCGCGGCGGCACCGACACCATCGCCACAGCGTCGGCGCAGATCGCCGCCGGCAACCAGGACTTGTCGTCGCGCACTGAGGAGCAGGCGTCGAGCCTGGAGGAGACGGCGTCGTCGATGGAGGAGCTGACCAGCACCGTTAAGCAGAACGCCGACAACGCGCGCCAGGCCAACCAGCTGGCGCAGTCGGCCTCCGGCATCGCCGTCAAGGGCGGCGAGGTGGTGGGGCAGGTGGTCGGCACGATGTCGTCCATCAACGAATCGTCGCGCAAGATCGTCGATATCATTTCCGTGATCGACGGCATCGCCTTCCAGACCAACATCCTGGCGCTCAACGCCGCTGTGGAAGCGGCGCGCGCCGGCGAGCAGGGACGCGGCTTCGCCGTCGTCGCCAGCGAGGTGCGCAACCTGGCGCAGCGTTCGGCGGCGGCGGCCAAGGACATCAAATTGCTCATCAGCGATTCGGTGGAGAAGGTCGAGGCCGGTTCTCAACTGGTCGACCAGGCCGGCACGACGATGAACGAGATCGTCTCGAGCATCACGCGGGTCACCGACATCATGAGCGAGATCACCTCGGCCAGCGCCGAGCAGAGCGACGGTATCGAGCAGGTCAACGTGGCGATCACGCAAATGGACCAGGTGACGCAGCAGAACGCGGCGCTGGTGGAGCAGGCCGCGGCGGCCGCCGAGTCGATGCAGGAGCAGGCGGCGCGCTTGAGCGAGGTGGTGGGTATCTTCAAGCTGGGCGGGACGGCCGCGATGGCGGCGCCGGTGGCGCTGGCCAGTGCGCCGCGCAAGCCGCTGCCGGCGCCCGCCCGTGAGCGGGTGGCGCTGGCGCCGAAGAAGC is part of the Oxalobacteraceae bacterium OTU3CAMAD1 genome and encodes:
- a CDS encoding EAL domain-containing protein yields the protein MEPGNYLSESTMAAALASDAILSGLLIFLWLTQRKEKHALFWGAGQLAMMAGVMAWFIGEDVLPHQIRLFVCALMLTFGLVGYWGGTQYFLGHLNRRHLRAISTAVIVLTGLFYLLWNLFYEIVVPATASVMGVVMLWMGVRLVRAQKRYRWLGYTLVARGIFNIISSITLEPELYLLWFAGTSILKTLSMLGLIYSVQDEIQQRYVRTIDSLSHGFLIRDRGGYVHVANERCARLLGFDSASDLIGKHVCQLLPDLSREMADEYFQRFDAKGVQYPMTETATFRLHNGTRLPVEMMGSPYIERGRLYCLVQLLDISERKKKDDMLYQAARVDPVTGFFNRHALSTSLAQEVARAAAAGRECAVLFLDLDKFKRINDSFGHAIGDELLRQTAHRLYGVLRPNDVLARFGGDEFIIVIPDLAPGTAALMATQCAERVIGAMASRFDLSHHAIAVSASVGVACYPLHGSDSDMLIRNADIAMYEAKKAGRGELRFFNDAMNAAAKDALVIDGALRGAIEAGEFNLLYQAIVDARTGKLGKVEALLRWHSAGLGWIAPDRFIPVAEDSGMIVAIGSWVLDEACRQMARWRGGPLDGVTISINVSAWQLADPAFVTLVEQALASNGLDGRQLELELTERVLIDDGGQVRAVLRRLRALGVSISLDDFGTGYSSLSYLTRFQLNTLKIDRAFVMDIEHSERITSLVNAIIAMGHSLGLQLVAEGVETAGQAAILEKMGCHYLQGYHFSRPIPPDELLRFAGERRLPAS
- a CDS encoding LysE/ArgO family amino acid transporter; this encodes MEVTAFLKGMGLGGGLIVAIGSQNAYLLRQALKKEYVLTCIAICIICDVMLIGAGVAGMGQLIVEAPALLFWIKLAGAGFLFWYGVRAARSALNPVAMKTDNDKPATSRYAVIAAMLAFSLLNPHVYLDTVVLLGSIGGQQPGDGRTYFALGAMLASVIWFCSLGLGARFLIPVFARPRAWQILDGVIAVVMWILAVTLFL
- a CDS encoding methyl-accepting chemotaxis protein, whose amino-acid sequence is MKWFYDLKIATKLIVSFGVVLLLTLVMGVAAMLSTSRVNQASSDLAENWMPSVRMAMELRADIGEMRRWELAHLINDKPDGYATYEKRMADTLATMKSHREAYDKLINSAEEKALVAEFDQGWSAFMVDHDKIVKFSAGDQKEEARALSRGSSAKTMAALTESINKLVKLNVDGGDAASDAATATYEHARMTSIILLVVNIGIGIALALWIARVVSAPLRQAVSVATAVAGGDLTRTITVESACETGQLMGALRDMTNNLQRLVSQVRGGTDTIATASAQIAAGNQDLSSRTEEQASSLEETASSMEELTSTVKQNADNARQANQLAQSASGIAVKGGEVVGQVVGTMSSINESSRKIVDIISVIDGIAFQTNILALNAAVEAARAGEQGRGFAVVASEVRNLAQRSAAAAKDIKLLISDSVEKVEAGSQLVDQAGTTMNEIVSSITRVTDIMSEITSASAEQSDGIEQVNVAITQMDQVTQQNAALVEQAAAAAESMQEQAARLSEVVGIFKLGGTAAMAAPVALASAPRKPLPAPARERVALAPKKPAKPVKQVANGDEWETF
- a CDS encoding TonB-dependent receptor → MQQRFPLKPLCLVVLQALAFQAYAADTADAADAADSAAVAGALAGPMQTVEITGRGQSRQVQNINKADLAEALPGTSPLKVLDKLPGVNFQSADPFGAYEWSTSFSIRGFNQSQLGFTLDGVPLGDMSYGNNNGLHISRAISSENIGSVQVSQGAGSLGTASTSNLGGTVQFFTLAPTDEFGLTASQTLGSDSTSRTFVRVDTGLINGAVKAFISGTRQRTDKTKGEGAQDQDQINSRFVFNFGENSLTGFLNHSDRKEVDYQDMSKEMINRLGYEWDNYEPDFQRAVNAAKGQFSGAVNSLDDAYYSAGGLRKDTLGGLTLDLNFTPTFQLKTTVYNHENEGQGHWYTPYVATNAANPISLRTTEYEIKRHGVTTDLTWDLGNHTITAGAWGERNDHTGSRNYYGVTGPADTMVYLRNPFRTDWAQNFITTTAQYYVQDSLSLMDGKLKINAGFKSMSVDIAARNIVGTRAAGKLSAEKNFLPQAGVNYAISADDEVFASASKNMRAHQPGVGGPFSQTQAAYDAGVANLKPETSTNVDLGYRFKRAGIQGSLAVYNARFDDRQLSVATCAGIVGCPSTFVNVGKVDTKGVEAIAVWKLNREISWFNSYTFNDSKYKSDYMDGSTLVPVSGKTVVNAPRNLFSTEASYETGSWFARLGGKLTGKRYYTYMNDNGVPSFWLANLSAGYKMKSLGMLKELSLQVNVTNLLDKEYISTIGTNGFQARDPNGTAQTLLTGAPRQIFVTLNGKL